The region CGCTGGCTCCGATCAATGAATTGGACTATAAAACCACTGCTGATTATTCCTTAGGGAAAAAAGTAACCATGCATCTTCCTTTTGGGGTAGGTTTGAAATATAAATTCAACCATACCTGGGCTATATTTGCGGAAGCTACTTTCAGATATACCCTGACAGATCAGCTGGATCACAGTAAGATACTGGAAAAAGATGTGAAAACCTCTTACAATACAGATATCTTAGACCCTGCTACCGGAGCTTCATTATTGCAGTCCGGAAGCTATTATGCAGTTTCTAAAGAAAGAGAACAGGAGTTTATTAATAAGAGAAATATTGGAGATGGAAAGTCCAAAGACTGGATGAATACATTCAGTTTGGGACTCACGTATTCATTCGGAAGACCTCCATGTTATTGTGAATAATATGTCGTTGATTAAAGATAAAATAAATTCTGAGAATTTACCAAAACACGTAGCCATCATCATGGATGGTAATGGAAGATGGGCAAAATCTCGTGGCGAAGAAAGAACCTTCGGTCACAAAAATGCCATTAATGCTGTAAGAAATGCGATTAATGCCTGTAATGAGATCAATATCCCCTATTTAACACTGTATACATTTTCTTCAGAAAACTGGAGCCGTCCTACTGAAGAAGTGAATACACTTATGAATCTGCTTGTAGAAACACTGCTGCTTGAGGCAGAAGAGATCTTCAGCAAAGGATTGAGAATGCATGTAATAGGAAATCTTGAAAAATTACCTGCTCTGGTAAGAGAACAATTGCAGCGTGTGGTAGATCTTACAAAAGAAAACACAAAAGGAAACCTTGTATTAGCGATTAGCTATGGCTCACAAAATGAAATCCTGAACGCCGTAAAGAATATAAGTGCTGATGTAAAAGAAGGAAAAGTAGACATAGAGAATATTGACGAACAATTATTCGAAAATTACCTTTATACCAAAGATTTTCCTCCTGTAGACCTGTTGATCAGAACCAGCGGGGAAATTAGAATCAGCAATTTCCTACTTTGGCAGATCGCTTATGCGGAATTACAGTTTTTAAACGTTCTATGGCCGGACTTCACCAAAGATATCTTCTTCCAGTGTATTGTTGATTATCAAAACAAAGAAAGAAGATACGGAATGACCGGAGAGCAGATACAAGGCCAATAAATTTAAAGAAAAGAAAGACTCGATAAA is a window of Chryseobacterium arthrosphaerae DNA encoding:
- a CDS encoding isoprenyl transferase, with protein sequence MSLIKDKINSENLPKHVAIIMDGNGRWAKSRGEERTFGHKNAINAVRNAINACNEINIPYLTLYTFSSENWSRPTEEVNTLMNLLVETLLLEAEEIFSKGLRMHVIGNLEKLPALVREQLQRVVDLTKENTKGNLVLAISYGSQNEILNAVKNISADVKEGKVDIENIDEQLFENYLYTKDFPPVDLLIRTSGEIRISNFLLWQIAYAELQFLNVLWPDFTKDIFFQCIVDYQNKERRYGMTGEQIQGQ